The genome window tagagatttcatccgatcgacttcaaatttggtctgtaccatcttaaagcagccatattctgctcattttcaggttcataattgtattttaaggttgtaccagaataggtttacattgtttaattttctaaaaacaccatattgttgttgtactgcagtgctctctctcactgctgcagatcctcttttcacctggtctctgttttagctacagagtgagacctcttttcttcttcttcttctgtactatctttgattgcactgcacatgcccagtagctcagatgtagatcatgtcagctagctagctccatagacagtaaaagaaaggctgtttctacaacttcgttcagttacaaggcaggattagctgggagacttctaaatgagggcgcacatggaagtagttcttttgtagattatggtgaacttgtgtgtgttgtagcagtgctttgctactgagaacgaggtagcatgctagcgttagcatgctagcgttagcattagcgttagcatgctaacgctacgagctaatggttgcggttagcctgctcgtttcggcttgtgacgtcacaagccgtgccgattttagccagctcacccagagactgaaggcaggacacattcaggaaccgtatctcactctaaacagcatggatggatttttttcaaagtttgtatgtgtgtggaagcaccagagacacaacataacaccccaaatcccagaaaaagtgattttttcataatatgggcactttaagaccttaaagatgaaaagttattaaaagaattgTAATAGCGCAAAAAATGCGCAAGTtatagaggaccaacttcctgtagggggccatcagaacaggaagtgggtgtaactcgagtgtacattgaccaattggctcaaaacttttcaggattcataaagagtccaaccctgaggacatctacaggctggtattgactcaaagtcatagcgccccctagtggcaacaggaagtaggcctaaaagtcaaggtgctatgcTAACGAACTcatcctagagatttcatccgatcgactTAAAATTCGTTTTGTGCCATCTCAAGACCTTTACAATGAAAAGCTTGAGCTTTTGTCCAacggcgtggcgtggcggccattttgggCATTTATCGATGatcgaagaagttgttgtaacttgagtgtacgttgtccaATTTGGCCGAAAGGGTCTAACCAGgaatcttcaacagggggtccgggacccagGGGGGTCCTCAGAGCCTCCCCTAGAGCATGTTAACCTCCTTCTATCTGCCAAATATCTTcctgttatttccttttatcacaGTTACAGGCGATAAACGAGTTTTGATGGTCGAAAGTGAACTTCATTAGCGGTTACATGTTTTTTGATTATTAATGAGTGTTTTTCACTTAAAGGTTCGACTACATGCTTATTCATTTAGTGTTCTCCACAAtctcagacatacacacacacacacacacacacagtcacacagacacacacacacacacacacagtctcactgCTTCTGCGACATGCTTTTGGGAAAACCTGGCAATACAATGTAATCCTGAGTTCAGTTCCCTTTCTGCTGAATGTTACCAATGATCAAGACTGCTTTTATTTCACACCACAGACATTTATTGATTGATAAATACATTCAGTTCTACCGTTACagagttaaaaagaaaagatagatTTAGTacatttacactttgaatttcgtcacaaCATTTAtgtcacagctaccctaaggtcttacaaagctaacacttttgttcgatttcaatttaatgcatttctgggaagttgagaggtctcgttaggaggaggcTGTGTTTGCCATCATTCCTAtgaacccagaaacggtgacttttcGCGGTATGGAGGCTGCCGGCcgtggagctccatcagggcagcggcatttggtagtccagtaacccagaaactgTGACTTTGCGCTGGGTATGGAGCGGCACGGGCTGccggccgtgacggagctccatctagttcacagcggggtctgtgaaggaggacaggccgggcggcgaggcagcaacccaggcagcaccggccgctgaactccaacacagtcagacaaaatttgcaattagccatcaattttcataaaacgacccatatttgacctctacatagttgatttctcgaatgaaaaaaagtctcagaagtgaatgtagtgatgaaatagcagatgaGCAATGTataacatctgtgtgtgtgtgtgtgtgtgtgtgggggggggggggggggcacattggttgggccattttcagcccaaccaatgttacataccctactAGGAGTCCTtcaggaacagtgtaaaataccctatataatcattctatcacccctttaaacagtccctccaggatttcgcgatgtcgcgatcgcgccaattcacgcgaattcaaccaatcaccgcgaatttggtgtgactcgcaattttgaccaatcaccgcaacttttccgcgcatttgaccaataacctgaagtttcccgcgacttcaaccaatcacagcagtcccacgtgcactctgagagccaatgaccaatcagggagtgagaacaggctgatcatttccttgtttatgatatgaagacgagacgtgtgcgtgaatcatttaccaacaaaacgtacagcaaaAGACCGTgccaaacatttcagaccgtccgatacagtttaacatcaatgtagactttaacgatttaaaagtcgctGAAGCTGCTGCCGTTTCCATCCTGGCTGTCGGCCCTCTGCAGTGGGCAGGGCTACTGCTCCGtaccccccgcgactgacgcttgcacacacacaaacagacacagacacacacacaaacacacacacaaacaacacacacacggtggatgcaggagaaaaaggagatgagacgacacgatgacctgaattgaggacagctacgctcgttattctaagtgcaatgataagttcaagtcagtactttatcaaaccgtatgaatgtgtgtcccaggccaggattgtgtgtgtgtgtgtgtgtgtgtgtgtgtgtgtgtgtgtgtgtgtgtgtgtgtgtgtgtcccaggccagcataggaaattaactaacaatgtaaagatcaacaagccactgacacatatgttcaaatttgattcattcaataaattattattttttgtcttaaatccaccagccattttcatattataccaacatctgcagcatcctgagcctttttggttactaggaaatctcagcccagagtaattttattctccccaaaacatgtttcctttttatttttaaacaactatacaaaaaaaaaatctctttcactgtctcccgcaacttcattgcaacaaacatacaaaagacatcgcaacttttatcgcaattttttacaaaagctcccgcaaaatcaggcattttgggccgcaacaatctaaaaaaaaggctgcgaaattctggagggactgtttcaAACAGGAAGTCAGTTGTGTTTCCCTCCCTCGCACACGGGACAAGTTTACCTTCAGGGCGGCCTGCCAGAAGagtttattttaacccaaactactatcttttcctaaccttaactaagTTATTGTTAGTTATAGCTTGTTGTCTAAACCTGAGAGATTTCTGGCAGAAAGCCCAGAAGGTAAACGTCTCCCGCGTGCCCCCTCTCAGATGACGTAATGTAATGTGTGGAGCTTTCTCAGTCAGCACATGAGTTTaatcttaaagggacagttcagatGTTatgaagtctgtgtgtgtgtgtgtgtgtgtgtgtgtgtgtgtgtgtgtgtgtgtgtgtgtgtgtgtcctcccaGACACCCTGAGACATCACCACATTAACCAAAATCACTGAGCCTTATCtctctaaccctgaactctccGTTGGGATTTCTGCTcattgtgatgtcattttctttgAGTATCTTCAATAACTTAAAATCTGTCCAACCTGAAACCACGCACATCATTTCAGTTTATTAATtacagacacactcagacacacactcacacacacacacactcagacacacacacacacacagacacacacacacacacacagattcaaaGAAACATGAAATGATTAGGACATAAATCAGATGGTAGCAGCCGACTTATTGATAAAGTTCGTTTTGATCTCCACAGGTTGGAGTGATGGAGGAGCCTCCGCCTCGAACCGCAGCGACCAGCGTGTGTGACTCCTCCCCTCTGGCGGTCAGCCTGTGTGACTCCGCCCCCCTGCTGTGGAGGGTAGGGGACCTGCGCTCCGTGCGGGCTCAGGGCCTGGTTGGGGCGCTGCTGGGTGCGCTGCCCCGGACGCCCCGCCAGAACGTGCGGCTGGGCCgcccgctgctgctgctgccggagGAGGAGCGGCTGCTAACCGAACGCCATGTCACCCCCCCCACAGCTCCATCCACTGATAACCAGGTTAGTCAGGTAACTAACCCACTGGTGTAAAGGCTAATATGAAAACATACTaacattacatatatatatagatagatacatggttaaacctcattggctaaGTAAAGcagctctgtgtctctcttcaGTTTGGGTGTAAAGTTTAATCTGTTAGTTTGAGGCTAAAGTTGGGTTGATTTTTGGTTTTACCACGGAGATGTAACCTTCATCTTAGATAATGATGTTTCCCTTCAGGGACCAATCAGTGGAAAGCACTATTCTTAAAGCAGTGTTTATTATAATTCAGTGTGTGAATGACAGTGTGTGAATGACTATTATCCCCCATACTTATTCTTCATCTTCCGCCACATCTTTGTCCCGCTACTAGTCACGGAGCGTTGCCAACACctgcacacaaaatacatcaaaacgtgtGTAATGATCAGGAATGGtgtgctatgacttttctaaGAGATTTTTCGTGGGGTTTTCACGAAATTGGCAAAAAAACGCAACAaaatttcccatagactttaatGGGAAATCTTCGGGAAATTGCTTAACATAGCTCAAAACAACCCCTCTTTGGGGCCATACTGTATCGCCatactttaatgtaaaaaaataattaaaagtttaaaccgaAGACAAGACTTTGGCCTTTATTGGGCTGAATGGGAATTCTGATATCAGGCACGGTTTCtaccaaatcacagtttatgtatcgtccgtgttgtcctctctttactgtaggccgtgttgcctctctttactgtgttgctgtgtgtggctgtgtgtgtgtgtgtgtgtgtgtgtgtgtgtgtgtgtgtgtgtgtgtgtgtgtgtgtgtgcgtgtgcaggaTGGAGGGGTGGAGCTACAGGTGTGTTagatgtgttgttgtgtgtgtgcaggatggAGGGGTGGAGCTACAGGTGAGTTagatgtgttgttgtgtgtgtgcaggatggAGGGGTGGAGCTACAGGTACAGCAGTACCAGGAGGCCCAGCAGCGGAGCTACGAGGAGCAGAGTGTCCTCGCTCTGGAGGACAGGAAGTCAGCGCTGCTCCGAGCCATGACGTCATCACCCACAGGTGAGAATGTGTCACCATGACATCATCGCTCTGTCTAAACTACATACATACTTACAAACTCCTTTCAGAAAaccagcattttaaaatgtttgcttGTTGTCATGCGGACATGATGAAGTATAAATTCAGACTTTTTACGTTCTACAGCTTTTTATTCTGTTCATATAAATTTAAATCACAGCTGAATCGGTTTATTTGGGGTTCATAGCGCTgtagtatttgtttatttgggGTTCATAGCGCTgtagtatttgtttatttgggGTTCATAGCGCTGTAGATATTTGCAATTTCGCTTGTCTGgtaaaaccctgacgaacttccggcaaatttgagatttgttctgcaagtcagtctggacaagagcccattcaagcccatttccaatgtttCCAAATCGAGGTACCAATCAGTACCAATCACCGTTGAGACGaactttacaccaatcacaaccattgagacgaactttacaccaatcacaaccgttgagacgaactttacaccaatcacagccgttgaggtgggctttacaccaatcacaactgttgaagcgggctctacaccaatcacaaccattgaggcgggctttacacgatgatgatggtggttggtgacgcccctttggaaatgggctgtgaatgaaccttccccagacccactctcagtaaCTGAGAAgactggtgtcaaccaggctaatatTACGCATAATTTCAACCGGGAATTTACGTGAGATAAAAGAAATTCATGTGAAACTGTCTTAAAAGCTGATCAATCACAGCCTTGTTCATGACTCTTATCTGGAAGTATTACAACTTTATACAACTTTACACAACCCCATAATAGTcctggttctggtcctggtcctggtcaTGGTACTGGTTCTGATCCTCTTCCCTGTCCCTGTAGAGTCCGGAGATGAGTCCCTGCAGCGCCGTCTGGTGGCGTTGGAAAGCAGCTTCTCCTTTCCTCGCTCGGCAATGGCGGTGCAGCTCAGCACGGCGAGGGCGGGGCTTTCGTACTGCGCCGACGCCAGGGACTTCCTGCGGGCCgactggccaatcagagcgcaGGATGAGCCACGCCGTGCCGCCAGGTACCAGGTGTTCAGAGACCTGAGGGGGAGGGGCTTCTACCTGACCTCTGCCGGGAAGTTTGGAGGAGACTTCCTGGTATATCCAGGTCAGTTTCACTCTTATATTAtaagtgtctctctctgtctctctctaactgtctgtctctctaactgtctctctctctacctgtctgtctgtctctctaactgtctgtctctctgtcctccaGGGGATCCTCTCCGTTTCCACGCCCACTTCAtagccgtgtgtgtgtctctggatGAGTCGCTGAGTCTGCTGGACATCCTGGCCGTGTCTCGTCTGGGCTCCAACGTCAAGAAGACGGTGCTGCTGTGTTCTCCGGGGACGGACGGCCGCGTGGCGTACACCTCGCTGCAGTGGAGCGGCATGGTGTAGAACCTGGACCCTTCCACGGGCAGGACCAGGACCCTGCCGGGCCCCGGGACCCCAGACTGAAGACAAACATGGATGTTGTGAAGAGGGACGTATTGCTGGATCGTAGGGCTGGTACCCGATTCTCACTCACTCAAAACACCAACTTTCCCAGATCTCGGCCAACTTAAATGCTATTAATGcaaaactttagattcttgtttggcTCGCCAACAACATGGCGAAgattggccacttgggggctgtcactacccgatgtgagtcgagtgcagatgtgagttgtgcatgcgtcactttgcgacaagtagcctccaagaacctgctaacgagagacttctgtaatgtcaatacaataaaaatggtcctacataacgaagttggttcactgctggctacaagttagcaatcaaacacaacaaaggctgccactggaatggcgttttgagctaacgttagaaatcaaacaatcatagatagctacaacgttttttgaaatgatttccatcttctgttattgtttgtaatgagaaaagtttattaattcatggatatcacaaatttcagtatgactcAGCGTTATGCGAATGtgaaagtttatatctcatgaaggGTTCATCCGATTTTTAGTGAACTTAaagggtaccatctagggccactcctgaggccacgcctacagtggggtactgattggtcaaagtgggcgtggtcTATGGGACCCCCAACAAATCACATTGTTGCCATTACAACTCATGTATAACATGAATGTAAATGGGAAGTTAGGGTTCATACTTTAGGCCATGCAGCTTTAGGTTCTGCTTTCAGACTCGGCGTGTCCGAGATAAAACTACTTCAGAACCAAAGAAAAGGAACTTAAAGGGGAACTTTGAGTGTCTGATagaacaacaatctgtgaaactggtccagtattaatctagaaccaagctgtaatgtaaccctacaggactaatgttcagcagcagttagagtttaagtgtctgacaacattatgaaaggatccctactaagatagaccttttagttaaagagtaagatccttttagtttaacatgatacagccccaaaatcaccatcaccaaactccaccagactccatgtaaataatcaggacttttaccatcgtaaaacacacttcattcaaagtggacagaaactaaataaaactatcaaaagccgtcttggttcatctttccactgttccaacaatcaccactctggtttggttgaaataaacccttaattcacccatttacacgtggagatatgctggctctatacacgctaaaaatcctgattatttacatggagtctggtggaaatatgcaggctctatacacgctaaaagtcctgattatttacatggagtctggtgggtttggtgatggtgactaAAAGGATCTGACATCCAGTTTGAACTTGTTTCTGAAATGGTCTGATGGTTGTTCCCCCTGATACTCTGTTTGCTTCCTGATGTCCAGTAATAAAGATGGAGCCATTTAAAACTGACTCTCCCTTTTATTTTTCTcctgaaagagaaaaagtcGTCAGAAACAGCAGAATGGAGACTCTTTAATGAGTAATAATTAACAGTTAATgtgtaaacaaaccaaaacgCTTTTTTGTCCCAGGATGTaacattattgtgtgtgtgtgtgtgtgtgtgtgtgtgtctgtgtgtgtgtgtgtctgggtgaaTCCCATTTCTCTATCTTACCCCTAGCCCTTCGCCTTACCCCTAGCGCTTCGTCTTACCCCTAGCCCTTCATcttagagcctggatcgggccgaatttttctgtccaaacccggcccgagcccgttgggcattatgatatttatgtccgagcccgacacagttaaaatcttgttgttttttttctcatactaatgacacatgtatgtttgtttgtgtggaaagcttttattaagcaactggaagacattcggaaatgtcaacagatgagggcATCAtcacacacggggcaacaagctcacgttaataatctgtttaatttaaaatgttcaacgtgttaacctttcctgcttgcttcgaatacgaccgtgatcagaaaaccaggagagactcgttacctccagggccgacggtaTATAaggtcggggttaaaatcccgtttctggtgagcagatgaatgaacttggttttcagtctagagtttatctcggacacctcacacactgtgtacaaaacttaaacttattccaccagctctgctccggtcgcatctacacgtctgcttcctctttctctatctctcttctgcccactttacacacacactgagctctcttaaaggagccgcagcaccattttacaacaaatgcctcatcacgctgatgtgaccgagcccggcccgaacccgaccatcatttctaaatatctgtccgaacccggcccggcccgtcgggtaccgtcgggacccATCGGGACCcatcgggctcgggtcgggtatccatgccttattACCCCTACGCCTTCGTCTTACTCCTACGCCTTCGTCTTACCCCTACCCCTTCGTGTTACCCCCACCCCTTCGTCTTACCCCTACCCCTTCGTCTTACCCCTACCCCTTCATCTTACCCCTATCCCTTCGTCTTACCCCTACCCCTTCGTCTTACCGCTCCCCCTTCgtcttaccccttccccttcGTCTTACCCCTAGCCCTTCGTCTTACCCCTACCCCTTCATCTTACCCCTAGCCCTTCGTCTTACCCCCTACCCCTTCGTCTTACCCCTACCACTTCGTCTTACCCCTAGCCCTTCGTCTTACCTCTAGCCCTTCGTCTTACCCCTCCCCCTTCATCTTACCCCCTCCTCTTCGTCTTACCCCAGCCCTTCGtcttacccctagcccttgtcCCTCTAAACCGAGTGGTAAGGGgtaggggtg of Sander lucioperca isolate FBNREF2018 chromosome 5, SLUC_FBN_1.2, whole genome shotgun sequence contains these proteins:
- the tsen34 gene encoding tRNA-splicing endonuclease subunit Sen34, whose amino-acid sequence is MEEPPPRTAATSVCDSSPLAVSLCDSAPLLWRVGDLRSVRAQGLVGALLGALPRTPRQNVRLGRPLLLLPEEERLLTERHVTPPTAPSTDNQDGGVELQVQQYQEAQQRSYEEQSVLALEDRKSALLRAMTSSPTESGDESLQRRLVALESSFSFPRSAMAVQLSTARAGLSYCADARDFLRADWPIRAQDEPRRAARYQVFRDLRGRGFYLTSAGKFGGDFLVYPGDPLRFHAHFIAVCVSLDESLSLLDILAVSRLGSNVKKTVLLCSPGTDGRVAYTSLQWSGMV